In Oncorhynchus nerka isolate Pitt River linkage group LG21, Oner_Uvic_2.0, whole genome shotgun sequence, the following are encoded in one genomic region:
- the LOC115104052 gene encoding endoplasmic reticulum membrane sensor NFE2L1-like, which translates to MMCLKKYFTEGLIQVAILLSLVGVRVDVGPYLPASHEMILGPTSTLTQTQFHNQLDGQDLPPKSVDLDGFFTARRLLGWVRALDRLRVPSSELETWLVRREPDALVVGAPGQPAPLEGGAGGLEVHAGDQVGSVMRSSVVAGSDYGPIGEDNLDTMVALLRRSHEEEDKDEDLSEEDTDTLWQDHSDRGRHQGPEGGEEELLVGDTWREIWRDGGPSYDRANRELAQDLSDQFASLEAQSSMSFQECLRLLEDTFPFGEETEPSDPVGVDLRETSGEDPTPDRELLLSPLSSHGDPSLDLEQQWHDILAIMEPEDMDLGTDVMQSGSIQSSNLMDPVHQDVSLQQAILPRSSQDSYPFNPSFGSSVPLEAPLQLALLSPSSSVPNFDLNLTFGPSDLTDSALPLALNGTVGNPMPSIQSSLFLEEPVLPSPLGSLLDDALLDELSFQDLALEEGFNPTQASQLEEELDSDSGLSLTFSHSPASPSGSEASYSSSSSSSSSDSSVFSEEGAVGYSSDMEVIVEREEGAVGGYSPEVSKMYSTNYQKPGRFNNLPWLEQVGHDHTYNQPRATSPRQGKSLKLPKSRYSKPYEHDISDKLWGRDERRARTMKIPFSNDLIVNLPVEEFNELLTMHRLSEAQLKLIRDIRRRGKNKMAAQNCRRRKLDVLFGLEEGVEGLCRHKARLLKEKAENLRSVREMKQRLSALYQEVFSRLRDEQGRPLPATDYSLQFGNDGQVLLATRNGSASEQNCKPHKKQKDGKK; encoded by the exons ATGATGTGCCTGAAGAAATATTTCACAGAGGGCTTGATCCAAGTAGCCATCCTGCTCAGCCTGGTTGGCGTCAGAGTAGATGTGGGGCCTTACTTGCCCGCCTCGCACGAGATGATCCTGGGCCCCACCTCTACCCTCACCCAGACCCAGTTCCACAACCAGCTGGACGGCCAGGACCTCCCCCCCAAGAGTGTAGACCTGGATGGCTTCTTCACAGCCCGGAGGCTTCTGGGCTGGGTCCGCGCCCTGGACCGCCTCCGGGTGCCCAGCTCGGAGCTAGAAACCTGGCTGGTGCGGCGCGAACCTGATGCCCTGGTGGTGGGGGCTCCTGGCCAGCCAGCCCCCCTGGAGGGAGGTGCAGGTGGGTTGGAGGTTCATGCGGGTGACCAGGTGGGGTCGGTCATGAGGTCAAGCGTGGTGGCGGGGTCGGATTACGGGCCAATCGGAGAGGACAATCTGGACACCATGGTGGCCCTTCTAAGAAGAAgccatgaggaggaggataaggatGAGGATCTCTCTGAAGAG GATACCGATACACTTTGGCAGGATCACTCTGATCGTGGACGCCATCAGGGGcctgaggggggagaggaggagctgcTGGTGGGGGACACCTGGAGAGAAATCTGGAGGGATGGTGGACCCTCTTACGACCGTGCGAATAGAGAACTTGCACAGGATTTATCTGATCAG TTTGCCAGCTTGGAAGCTCAGTCCTCAATGTCTTTCCAAGAATGTCTACGGCTCTTGGAAGACACCTTCCCctttggagaggagacagag CCGTCAGACCCAGTTGGCGTAGATCTGAGGGAAACCAGCGGAGAGGACCCAACCCCTGACCGAGAGCTTCTTCTGTCCCCCCTGTCGTCCCACGGGGATCCCTCCCTGGACTTGGAGCAGCAGTGGCATGATATTCTTGCCATCATGGAGCCAGAA GATATGGACCTTGGCACAGATGTAATGCAATCTGGATCTATTCAGAGTTCCAACTTGATGGACCCCGTTCACCAGGATGTCAGCCTTCAGCAGGCAATCCTGCCCAGAAGCAGCCAGGATAGTTACCCCTTCAACCCCAGCTTTGGGAGCAGTGTTCCCCTGGAGGCCCCACTCCAGCTAGCCCTGCTGAGTCCGTCCTCCAGCGTACCGAACTTTGACCTTAACTTGACCTTTGGCCCATCTGACCTGACAGATAGCGCCCTTCCTTTGGCACTCAATGGCACAGTTGGCAACCCCATGCCTTCCATTCAGTCAAGTCTCTTTCTGGAGGAACCAGTCCTGCCTAGCCCACTCGGCTCCCTCTTGGATGATGCCTTGCTGGATGAGCTTAGCTTCCAGGACCTGGCTCTGGAGGAAGGCTTCAACCCAACACAGGCCTCCCAACTTGAGGAGGAGCTAGACTCTGACTCTGGACTTTCTCTGACCTTCAGCCACAGCCCTGCATCCCCTAGCGGCTCAGAGGCATCCTATTCCTCTTCTTCGTCCTCTTCATCGTCTGACTCTTCTGTGTTTTCTGAAGAAGGGGCTGTGGGCTACAGCTCTGACATGGAGGTTATTGTGGAGCGAGAGGAGGGTGCTGTGGGAGGCTACTCCCCAGAAGTCAGCAAGATGTACAGCACAAACTACCAGAAGCCTGGGCGTTTCAACAACCTCCCTTGGCTGGAACAAGTGGGCCACGACCATACCTACAACCAGCCTAGGGCCACCTCTCCCAGGCAGGGAAAATCCCTCAAGCTTCCAAAGTCGCGTTACAGCAAACCCTATGAGCATGACATTTCCGATAAGCTTTGGGGCCGTGATGAGCGCCGGGCTCGCACCATGAAGATCCCCTTCTCCAACGATCTCATTGTCAACCTGCCCGTGGAAGAGTTCAACGAACTTCTGACCATGCATCGCCTCAGTGAGGCCCAGCTCAAACTGATCCGAGACATTCGCAGGCGGGGCAAAAACAAGATGGCCGCTCAGAACTGCCGCCGGCGCAAGCTTGATGTCCTGTTTGGGCTCGAAGAGGGGGTAGAAGGATTATGCCGCCACAAGGCCCGCCTGTTGAAGGAAAAGGCAGAGAACCTTCGCTCCGTCCGGGAAATGAAGCAGCGGCTCAGTGCTCTGTACCAGGAGGTTTTTTCCCGTCTGCGGGATGAGCAAGGAAGACCCTTGCCTGCCACTGACTACAGCCTCCAATTTGGCAATGATGGACAGGTCCTGCTTGCTACACGGAACGGTTCAGCCAGTGAGCAAAACTGCAAGCCCCACAAGAAACAGAAGGATGGAAAAAAGTGA